The Bradysia coprophila strain Holo2 unplaced genomic scaffold, BU_Bcop_v1 contig_732, whole genome shotgun sequence genome has a window encoding:
- the LOC119084246 gene encoding titin homolog isoform X3 — MAEETSYHDGDIVWVKMNKLWWPGEVHGTNRLPSDFMDQFKKPPLFVIKFFQEENYHCVNQSHQIARYNCAKKNEFIKKGLDLYYAKHSYMAEFPADVAIAEKRTGGNPNIIHSKEFMPVVKADKATPVATAKGSTSRSRRGQQQIQTSAPSIPRVMFKPDHDTRILMPSSPATFASSPSSAPTTPTAADNKYKCNSCNFSTNRINTLIWHQKTHSSPKTPQMSTTPKYPTKHTPSTTTSDETNSSSSTKVPLETEAISKDCAQSKPPSEIAEPEDASPEPVESMPEPVMLPAKPKGKRGRSAKEPKAADKTPKTDNKLRNILDDWSDDEMAEAGPSGLTSSHKMVKGTVKDEDVEDEIKQENKRSKLDNEMLSKSNRTEVVNAVAEYDDQNSEIVSSIASEDDDKSKLGKTNGKGETVTPSSIRRRTNDVTDDDTKPQTRSLRSGKTTLASESSPLLPKRRGRAKRSANDSLKSESATLEVKESEAEPVVPEQRETDNAQTSSSDKISDASVEPAPVQVSAPNKSHSKTSRKGKPRRKEEIKLSNNISVAVLVEKTNLSPPTDFGIEQKLDTRAEDNDYANVVHKKIRYMSRNSTDGHRKSIELLEVPKLPALASESKEIEGNDRMIEELDNNQDADTTKESIHGNDLSEEKIVESKSNDVSATSEDPNLSGTSSLNPEKTEEGEKVTENSIVTEARQEQRVVPKCYERKVSPKKNLPTDRTDSRTTSPLSFADGTNEDTYELPSSSNLRQRSPRRYENMRNRRKSDRRTVSNDDLTSIIKAIDDKCDGSDSARRKSIGLNNSLDEDTGKLSETINGKGDVTENSDSKTSTPEKADSSKELDCFDFTEDECLKPPEVLNRRKRLPPAKVFELDNIDKIEEQRKIDEESARVTQQREEENQKLHAELENLLNSTTPATLPEIPVGPKVHENFPERRAEKDPEKIVAKDGDDKDRMLPPKERNKRIFKYRNRNRRPEFDMKVGCSVEEAKGNDANGSMQQSDDVSDTNVATSGDKLEQESKLKEHVPENDTGKDTPSAHDLKIEIAETLINFPLLSPHTDVSEEPVKKVVATKQPAIKRKESAKTTRNAKKSRTTAPVESTPKIEPDVKQEQTTEIVQLLDSATKGHSFIDGKKHSSEAIVLSPNQDGTVTNLPSNSTGKKIMEKQTANPAMNAAPSSSVRDFSRIRLIEKIENRALIQPTDEAQPSKGNQLPLKKTIVLTQTEGNSFVTQLPKKRKSQTDDDVPAFVIERPDVASEPNSGPSSVKKEPKSFIVTKAVKKHITGDLTRQNTTNTGGLHTSHDVSESIHSQQDTKSNATTSIDTSVQAVSFEAAERISMETPVIVAGQFVMPPATTNTQQNRTITTSTVTSSLLGSLSANRPCTIAPAKRPSYRKPADMTGVTQKQIGVDVKGNPIVVYSKIESIGTHASPPTMAQATLTVQRNDPNPSTSQVVQSFTGSLPSNQAPAGNKPTTNRRSVGVGNKTKVPDKSAAKPSNDTTATLKKRIVRRISKNQPSTAAAQHVQSNQQQHQQVILNSEINYIGNAPVPPLIPINDQSATSRQQSTKQRSTQMTVVAEPQSKIIHTEVVEQQQDNILALPGDTPGFGGPTGSYFLCKLNEMGMYVPIDRQPLYLDVTDNTNLLKPNAPDAVTQIQTVTLDETELGQQSPGLNEVERVIATNQSALVDQDVNSPKYLINISDGQQLLVDQQGLMALTNGEEFPQFVTPDGQQIILQSGQNDILSAIAFAEDVGLIAGQQILIPEDDLAVIQGQGGNHDILAAALAGTEGFSQEQFIDNVLATNGVEDIVVDPMVYHAMTQPNIPPLTNAVTNETNAVLTQPPIMSTLEQPTKTDRISPSHSLELCGHNLDESLAVIGVTSNNTNVPTSLELPITITNPAIAPKSTTATMSAIYPPSVAAEHDLDYDIFSSSSPITHHLTQPLAINENYRTVNVINSIGDIDLDSNIVAVAASNDQFTKRN; from the exons ATGGCTGAAGAAACATCCTATCACGATGGTGACATAGTTTGGGTGAAAATGAATAAACTTTGGTGGCCGGGCGAAGTTCACGGAACGAATCGATTGCCGAGCGATTTTATGGATCAATTCAAGAAACCGCCActttttgtcataaaatttttccaaGAAGAGAACTA CCATTGCGTCAATCAGTCGCATCAAATAGCAAGATATAATTGTGccaagaaaaatgaattcattaaGAAAGGGCTGGACCTGTACTACGCCAAGCACAGTTATATGGCAGAGTTTCCGGCCGATGTTGCTATTGCTGAAAAGAGAACGGGTGGTAATCCCAATATTATTCACAGCAAGGAATTTATGCCAGTCGTAAAAGCTGATAAAGCGACGCCAGTCGCAACTGCTAAGG GTTCCACATCGCGAAGTAGACGTGGTCAACAGCAAATACAAACTAGCGCACCGTCAATACCGAGGGTCATGTTCAAACCGGATCACGATACTCGCATTCTAATGCCGAGTTCTCCAGCTACATTTGCATCATCACCATCATCAGCACCAACAACGCCGACTGCCGCTGATAACAAATACAAATGTAATTCGTGCAATTTCAGTACGAACCGAATCAATACCTTGATTTGGCACCAGAAAACACACAGTTCACCGAAAACGCCCCAAATGTCAACGACGCCAAAATATCCAACCAAACATACCCCCAGCACAACCACGTCGGATGAAACGAATTCGTCCAGTTCCACAAAGGTTCCATTGGAAACGGAAGCAATATCGAAAGATTGTGCTCAATCGAAGCCACCTTCTGAAATCGCAGAACCAGAGGACGCCTCACCCGAGCCAGTGGAAAGTATGCCAGAACCGGTTATGCTGCCGGCAAAACCGAAAGGGAAACGTGGTCGAAGTGCAAAAGAACCAAAGGCAGCGGACAAGACACCGAAGACTGACAACAAATTGAGAAATATATTGGATGACTGGTCGGATGATGAAATGGCCGAGGCTGGTCCATCCGGATTGACATCGTCGCATAAAATGGTCAAGGGTACCGTTAAGGATGAAGACGTTGAGGACGAGATAAAACAGGAAAATAAAAGATCGAAATTGGACAATGAAATGTTGAGCAAATCAAACAGAACTGAGGTGGTCAATGCGGTGGCTGAGTACGACGACCAGAATTCGGAGATCGTAAGTTCAATTGCAAGCGAAGACGACGATAAATCAAAACTGGGCAAGACAAACGGAAAAGGTGAAACAGTCACACCATCGAGTATACGACGTCGAACCAACGATGTTACGGATGACGATACGAAACCTCAGACTCGTTCATTGAGAAGTGGAAAGACTACATTGGCAAGTGAGAGCTCCCCTCTGCTACCGAAGCGACGAGGCCGAGCAAAACGAAGCGCAAATGATTCCTTGAAAAGCGAATCCGCCACGTTGGAAGTCAAAGAAAGTGAGGCCGAGCCTGTGGTGCCTGAACAACGTGAAACTGACAATGCACAGACTTCTTCCAGTGATAAAATTTCCGATGCATCGGTTGAACCGGCACCGGTTCAAGTAAGTGCACCAAATAAAAGCCATTCGAAAACTAGCCGCAAAGGCAAGCCTCGACGCAAAGAAGAAATTAAGTTGTCGAACAACATATCCGTGGCTGTGTTAGTggaaaaaaccaatttaagtCCGCCGACGGATTTCGGAATTGAGCAGAAATTGGACACACGAGCTGAAGACAACGACTATGCCAATGTTGTGCATAAGAAAATCCGATACATGAGCCGTAATTCGACTGATGGCCACCGAAAGTCAATTGAATTGTTAGAAGTGCCAAAGTTGCCTGCACTAGCCAGTGAATCGAAGGAAATTGAGGGAAATGATCGAATGATTGAGGAGCTTGATAACAATCAGGATGCTGACACAACGAAAGAATCAATTCACGGCAACGATCTAAGCGAAGAGAAAATTGTTGAGTCGAAAAGTAACGATGTGTCAGCTACGTCGGAGGACCCCAATTTAAGCGGGACAAGTTCACTAAATCCAGAAAAGACGGAAGAAGGTGAGAAAGTaacagaaaattcaattgttaCAGAGGCACGACAGGAACAGCGTGTAGTACCGAAATGCTATGAACGAAAGGTATCACCAAAGAAGAACTTACCGACAGATCGAACTGACTCCCGCACGACCTCTCCGCTATCCTTCGCTGACGGTACGAATGAGGACACATATGAACTACCCTCGTCGTCGAATCTACGACAAAGATCGCCGAGACGTTACGAGAATATGAGAAACCGCCGTAAAAGTGATCGAAGAACGGTGAGCAACGACGACCTCACTTCAATAATTAAGGCGATTGATGACAAATGTGACGGAAGTGATAGTGCGAGACGGAAATCGATTGGGTTGAACAATTCACTCGATGAAGACACCGGAAAATTGTCGGAAACTATCAATGGCAAAGGAGATGTGACTGAAAATTCCGATTCTAAAACATCTACGCCAGAAAAAGCCGACTCATCCAAGGAATTGGACTGCTTTGATTTTACCGAAGACGAATGCCTGAAGCCACCGGAAGTATTAAATCGTCGTAAACGACTACCTCCAgcgaaagtttttgaattggaCAACATTGACAAGATTGAAGAGCAGCGGAAAATCGACGAAGAAAGCGCACGAGTGACACAGCAACGCGAAGAAGAGAACCAAAAATTGCATGCCGAATTGGAGAATTTGCTGAATTCAACAACGCCGGCAACGTTGCCAGAAATTCCTGTCGGTCCGAAGGTGCATGAAAATTTTCCCGAACGTCGCGCGGAAAAGGATCCGGAGAAAATTGTCGCTAAAGACGGTGACGACAAAGATCGAATGCTTCCACCGAAGGAACGAAACAAACGAATTTTCAAGTATCGCAATCGCAATCGACGACCGGAGTTCGATATGAAAGTTGGATGTAGTGTCGAGGAGGCAAAGGGCAATGATGCTAACGGTTCGATGCAGCAATCAGATGATGTCAGTGATACTAACGTGGCAACGAGTGGGGATAAATTGGAGCAGGAATCGAAATTAAAGGAACATGTGCCAGAGAATGACACTGGAAAGGATACACCGTCAGCTCatgatttgaaaattgaaattgctgAAACTTTGATCAATTTTCCGCTACTGTCGCCTCATACTGATGTGTCCGAAGAACCTGTCAAAAAAGTAGTGGCTACCAAGCAACCAGCCATCAAGCGTAAAGAGTCTGCTAAAACTACTAGAAACGCTAAGAAATCACGAACGACAGCGCCAGTTGAGAGTACACCGAAAATCGAACCTGATGTTAAACAAGAACAAACCACAGAAATAGTACAGTTGCTTGATAGTGCAACAAAGGGACATTCTTTTATCGATGGCAAGAAGCACAGCTCCGAAGCAATTGTTCTGAGCCCGAATCAAGATGGTACTGTCACGAATCTACCATCAAATTCAACtggcaaaaaaattatggaaaaacaAACTGCTAATCCAGCAATGAATGCTGCACCTTCGAGTTCTGTGCGAGATTTCAGTCGCATCCGACTAAtcgagaaaatcgaaaatcgagCACTAATTCAGCCGACTGATGAAGCGCAACCGTCAAAAGGCAATCAGTTGCCGTTAAAGAAGACCATCGTATTGACGCAAACAGAAGGCAATAGTTTCGTCACGCAACTACCGAAGAAACGTAAATCTCAAACGGACGACGATGTACCGGCGTTCGTGATTGAACGGCCTGATGTTGCATCCGAGCCGAATAGTGGACCCAGTTCGGTCAAAAAGGAGCCGAAATCGTTTATTGTGACCAAGGCGGTCAAGAAGCACATTACTGGAGATCTGACGAGACAAAATACAACAAATACCGGCGGACTTCACACTTCACACGACGTCAGCGAAAGTATTCATTCGCAGCAGGACACGAAATCCAATGCAACGACGAGCATTGACACATCAGTTCAGGCGGTATCGTTCGAAGCGGCCGAGAGAATTTCAATGGAAACGCCGGTGATAGTAGCAGGTCAATTCGTCATGCCACCAGCGACGACAAATACGCAGCAAAACCGAACGATAACTACATCAACAGTGACGTCAAGCCTTTTGGGCAGCTTATCAGCCAATCGTCCATGTACAATAGCACCTGCCAAAAGACCTTCCTATCGTAAACCCGCCGATATGACCGGGGtaacacaaaaacaaattggcGTCGATGTAAAAGGTAATCCCATAGTCGTCTACTCGAAAATCGAATCGATTGGGACGCATGCATCACCACCGACAATGGCTCAGGCCACACTCACCGTGCAACGGAACGACCCGAATCCGAGTACATCTCAAGTGGTCCAATCGTTTACGGGATCGCTGCCATCGAATCAAG CACCAGCCGGCAATAAACCGACGACAAATCGACGAAGTGTTGGAGTTGGAAACAAAACGAAAGTACCCGATAAGTCAGCGGCAAAACCATCAAACGACACAACAGCCACATTGAAAAAGCGAATTGTTCGACGAATATCGAAGAATCAACCATCCACGGCAGCTGCCCAACACGTACAATCcaatcaacaacaacaccagCAAGTCATATTAAATTCCGAAATCAATTACATTGGTAATGCACCAGTCCCGCCGTTGATACCAATAAACGATCAGTCCGCCACATCACGGCAACAGTCAACGAAGCAGCGATCTACTCAAATGACAGTCGTCGCAGAGCCACAATCAAAGATCATTCATACGGAGGTCGTCGAACAGCAACAGGATAATATATTGGCTTTGCCGGGTGATACACCAGGATTTGGTGGACCAACTGGATCGTATTTCCTTtgcaaattgaatgaaatgggAATGTACGTTCCCATCGATCGTCAGCCGTTATACTTGGATGTGACCGACAATACAAATCTATTGAAACCGAATGCTCCGGATGCTGTGACGCAGATACAGACAGTTACATTGGATGAAACTGAACTTGGACAACAG TCACCTGGGCTAAATGAAGTCGAACGTGTCATTGCGACCAACCAATCAGCACTTGTCGACCAGGATGTTAACAGTCCAAAATATTTGATCAACATCAGTGACGGTCAACAATTGCTTGTAGACCAGCAAGGTCTAATGGCTCTAACGAATGGCGAAGAGTTCCCGCAATTTGTCACACCCGACGGACAACAAATCATTCTGCAGAGTGGCCAGAACGATATTCTTTCGGCGATCGCTTTTGCCGAAGATGTGGGACTcattgctggccagcaaattCTAATTCCCGAAGACGATCTAGCTGTGATACAGGGCCAAGGCGGTAATCATGATATTCTGGCGGCTGCACTAGCTGGCACAGAAGGCTTCAGTCAGGAGCAATTCATCGACAATGTTTTAGCGACGAATGGTGTCGAGGATATTGTCGTCGATCCAATGGTCTATCACGCAATGACACAGCCGAACATACCGCCACTAACAAATGCGGTAACCAACGAAACCAATGCCGTTTTAACGCAACCACCCATAATGTCCACGCTCGAACAACCAACCAAAACCGACCGAATATCGCCGAGCCATTCACTGGAATTGTGCGGTCACAATTTGGACGAAAGTTTGGCGGTTATCGGTGTCACATCGAATAATACGAATGTACCAACGTCACTGGAACTGCCCATCACAATCACGAATCCGGCTATTGCACCGAAATCGACGACGGCAACGATGTCAGCAATTTACCCGCCTTCGGTAGCAGCGGAACACGATTTGGACTATGACATTTTCAGTTCATCGTCACCGATCACTCATCATTTGACTCAGCCGTTGGCAATCAATGAAAACTATCGAACGGTCAATGTTATCAATTCCATTGGAGATATCGATTTGGACTCGAATATTGTGGCAGTGGCTGCATCGAACGATCAATTTactaaaagaaattaa